The genomic segment ACTGAGTTATCAGCTAAGTTAACTTACTCCAAATTAATATCGGTTGAGTTTAGTAAACAGTTACATAGTTCACGTTGACTGCGCCTTCGTGGAACAGCTGGTTGAACTGGTGGTAGTCTACGTCAATCTTGACCATGGCATAGTCTGTTTCCAGTGAGTAATCTCCGCCTACTGAACGAGAGTAAGTGCATTCAGTTTGTGCGTAGAAGTAAACGGGCGAAGCGGGTTGTACAAAGTAGTTGATCACATGCTGATTACACCCTTGCAGACGGTATCCTGATTCCAGTAGTTGAGCTTTAATCTCCTGATACTGACGGCCATATTCAATCACTTCGTCAACACTGGCATATCCCGCTCTGACAGGTGTGTGCTCCGCTGGTGCGACTGCGGCAATTGCTGTTGTGCTTGCAAGTGATAGTAATGTAACAAGTAACGCGTTTTTCATGGTTAAATTTCCTTTTTGATAGATATAAATCAACCCGTTTCCTGTGCGTCATTCGCTCATACGCACAATGAAACAGCCTGATACAAGTCACTATAGTCAGGCAGGCATCTGTTTTTATCTTGCCCTACCACAGCTGTAGAAAATCAATGGGGGGTGCCCCTGTGTCTTTCTTAGGACCAATGTTGGTACATTATCATGAAACTTATGTTTCGATAAATAGACGAATTAAAGAAAGTTTTATTTATATAATTTTATTTTAGTGCAAAAATCATTCAATTTAACCTTGATTATTGACTTTAATAGTTTGTATGTGTGTACTTACTTATGGTGTAGGTTCGCTTAATGAATATTTTCATATTTAAACTTGGTTTGCCTTATGCAAATAACTTCAATACCCAATGTTTGTATTACATTTTATTTATAAAATTTTGCCTAAGCGCGTTGCTTAACTAAGCTTAAGATCTGTATAACCGCAAAATTAAACGTCTACTTATATGCTTATTTCTAAACCTTTGGGTTTGCTCGTTTGAGCACGTTATAATGCGTGAAAAACCCCTAAAGCTTGTGCGCTGCGTGTTAGTGGTGCTGGTCTTATTGTCGGCAAGTGTCCAGGCTGAGCGTTTCTCCGTTCTGGTCTATCATGGTGCAAACCCACCTTATAATTATCTCGAAAAGGGAGAGCAGGCAGGGATCTTTAAAGATATTTTTGATCGAATCGGCGAATTAACCGGCCATGAGTTTGAGTTCGTTCTGCTATCCGTTGCCCGGGGACATAAATCATTTGAATCTGGTGAAATTGATATTGAACCAGGAGTGAACCCTAGCTGGCGGCAAAGCTCCAGAGTGCCTGGTATTTACAGTATTGATTATGCCTTCTCCCGCGAGGTTGTATTAGGCCGTAAAGAGGCGAGCCTTACACAACAACCCAAGTCATTTTATGGCAAGGTTATGGGGCGCGTGCGAGGCTATCGCTATGGATCATTTGAGCGGCATTTTGGCCCCGGAAAAATTGCGGTATATGACAATATCTCGGAAAGAGAATTGTTAGTTCAGTTGGCACATACCCGCCTTGATTATATCATGATCGGCGATGTTACTGCCGCTTACTACATCGCAAACTACCCTGCTTATGGTGGGTTTAAGGAAGTCTATGAAATAAGCAAACTACCTGTGTCTATGCGTATTCAACCAAAAAGGGCAGAACTAAAAAGAGAAATTGATCAGGCATTAAGGCACATGCTTGAACAAGGTGATATAACTCAGATTTACCACAAATACGGTATTACTATGCCTCCTCTTTGACTCACGTCTGCCCGCCAAAGATTGCAGCTCCTGGTTTGCTTAGCTATTTCTGAGAGGTTTTTCTTTCAGTTAAGGGCGGTTTAAGTGCTTGTAAATTAAAACGTTCCAAAACTTTTAACTGTCATTTCGAAGAAATTATTGTGCAATCTATTCTACGTAACACTGTAAAATTCTTGTTACATTTAAGTGTTTAAAATACAAACTAATGATCCTTCAGTAACTAAATTTTCCACTGGTCGTGCCAGTTGTTTTTTTCATCATGATTATTGATTTTTATGTGTATCTCAGATTATTTCTAGATTGCTTTTTGAGCAATAACCTTACAAGGATACAACATGAAAATTACAATTTTGGCCGCAGCAGTCATGTCACTGTCAGCGGGCTATGTCTCTGCAAATACGCAACAATCGGGCTTAACTGATATTACTCCATCTGTCGTTGGAGGAATTGAAACCCCAGCTTATTCAAGACCATACCAGGTTGCTTTGTTGATGAATGGGCGTCAGGGATGTGGTGGTACGTTGTTGAGCGAAAACTGGGTGCTTACTGCTGCACATTGTTTAGATAATGCTTCTACGGCTAGCCTGACGGTACGTGTTGGTGCCCATTCAATCAGTCGTGGAGATGGTGACACCCTGAGAGTATCTCAGATTATCATGCATGAGAATTGGCGCGGTGCGAACGGGATCCGCTCGGGCTATGATATTGCTGTATTACGCTTGGCTACTCCGGCGGCAAGCAAGTATACCCCAGCTAAACTCCCTACTCAGTCCATTGCCGATCAGTATGCCGGCATTGGTGATTATCCAACGGTTTCTGGTTGGGGGCTGACCTCAAACCGTGGCCGTCCGAGTGATGTGCTTCGCGAAGCGCAGCTGCCAGTGATTTCTAATGCCAGCTGCAGTAGCCAGCTGAACTTTAATATCCCGGGCTCAGTTATTTGTGGCGGAGGTGAAGGCGGTCGTTCAGCGTGTAACGGCGACAGCGGTGGTCCTTATGCTGTGCGTGTCGGGAATGATTTCTACAGTATCGGTACTGTCAGCTGGGGTATTGCTTGCTCAGGTGCGACTGCGTTCACCAGAACGACCAGTTATCTCAACTGGATCGAGCAAAAAACTGGCCTTACACCGGATAACCCGACAGATGCCAAACCGGTTGCTGATTTCAGCTCATCGGTATCAGGTATGACGGTGAGCTTTGCCAACCGCGCAACCGATGACAACGGGATCACAGCGTATGACTGGAACTTCGGTGATGGTAACCGTTCCAACGCTGCTAACCCAAGCCATACTTACGCGGCAGATGGCGATTACAATGTTACTTTAACTGTGACAGATACTGCACAGCAGACAGCCAGCGTATCGAAAGTCGTCTCTGTTGGTGAGCCACCGGTATGCGATGTTGAAGCATGGGACCGTTCAGTGTCATACGCGTTAGGCGATAAGGTATCTTATCAGGGCAGCATCTACGAGGCTATCTGGTGGTCTGCGGGTGCACAGCCCGATTTGTATCCTAATGTCTGGAAGAAGTTAGATAACTGCAACGGGACGGGCGATCCTGCTCCTGTGGCTGGCTTTACTGTAGCTCAGTCAGGCCTGACAGTCATCCTGACGAATACCAGTACTGACAACGGCCAGATAGTGTCTAGCCAGTGGCAATTTGGGGATGGTCAGAGTGCGACTCAACCTTCTGTGACTCATACTTATGGCGCAGCAGGACGCTACACCATTCGTCTGACTGTAACCGATGATCAGGGCCAAAGCAGTACTTTGGCTAAAGAAGTGGTTGTTGGTGGGGACGATAATTGTCAGGGCCTGCCTGCCTGGGATGCGAGCAAGGTATACAACACTGGCGACCGAGTCGCTAAAAACGGCGTAGTGTACGAGGCGCAATGGTGGGTGCAGGGTGAAGATCCGGCTCAGTCAGGTCCTTGGGGTCCATGGAAATCTGTAGGCAGCTGTAACTAGTCGCTTTTTTACTCAGTCCTAGGTAATCTATCAAAAATGAGACGTAAATTAGAAGACCATGGGACTGAGTAACCAGGCACACAGTGAACTACGCAGATTAGGTGAGCGCGTCAAAAAAGTGCTCACCGCTATCATGCGGGCATTACCCCCACAAGCACAGACCATTGGCGGTTTTGCTCGCCACATAGGGTGTCACCGTTCAACCAGTCAGCGTTTATTTAATGCCAACAAAGCCAAGTCTGGTGAGCAAGTACTTTACCATTTACCCGGGCTCCAGGCTTTGAATGCGCTGGGCAGTCAGCTACAAGGGCACATTCCTGATAATTTGGTAGTTCAGTGGTGTCAGGTCAGTCAGCGTTTTGCTGCTACCATGCCTCAGTACGCCAGAAGTCATGCCGAACTAAAACGCTTACTGGCAGGTGATCAAGAGAACAAAGCGAACACACCGGGTGGCAATGTGTCAGGTCAGGATAAGCGTGCCCAACTCTACTATGCAGCCAAATCGTTGCTGGGTATGAGCATGGATGAAATCTTTTGCGCTTATGTATTAACCCGTGGACGAGGTCGGGAAGGGTTTTTACAAGAAGTGGCTATGATCAGCAAATCGCAAGTGATGCGAGAAACCGGCGCAGCGCCTTTTGTGCAGTTTTACACCCATCCTCACAGCGATGATTTCATCGCGCCGCTGGACATTAATGTGCATAGCCGGGTCGACGCCAAGCGATTTAGTATTGGTATAGCGCAAGAGTTATCGACACCTGGTTTACTGAACGCTTTTGCCAGCTACTCTCCTGGAAACAGCGGGTTGGTGTTTGATCCTATCCCAGGCCATGAACACTTTGATGCAACATTCATTTTCAATAATCCGGATGAACTGGTTGACCCTTTGAGTCATGCCAGCAAATGCAGCTCCACCAGTATTTCAATTAAAAACCCGGCCAAAAAATTGCGGTTACTGGTATTGATCGAAAAACAGTTAGATCGCCACAGCTGTGTCAATGTCGGCTGTTATCACGGTAATCAGAAAGTAGAGGAAGGTAAGCTCAGTGTCGAAGATATGTGGACTGAGCGATTACCAGAATTTCCGGAGCTGCGTTTAATTGATTTAGCTGCGGGTGCTCAGGCCTTGCATGGCGATGCTACGCAACAGCAAAAGCTTGATTACTTGTTCCGTTACGCAGCGCTGGACCCCACTAACTATAGCTGTTATTTGATGGAAGTTGATTACCCTATTTGGTCGACCACGTATCGCATTTACTTCGAGCACCAGTGAGTGACTTTGAACAATGTTGCCGCGCAATCTATAGTTTCAGGAGGTAGGTAATCGCGGATCTGACGATGTTGAAAGCAATTATAGGGCTGTGGATGATGCTGGTACCGCTGACTATATGGGCTGCGACACCGTCACAGATCATAGACAAACTGCAAGAAGCAGAAGACTACCTGACTGTTGACCCAGCCACGACTCTTTCATTACTCGAGCAGATTGACCAGGCAGAAGACCTGCCCACTTCTTTGTTTTTACGCTGGCATCTGATCCGTTTACGAGCAGCCGTACCGACCCATCAAATGGAGTTGATGGAGTATTCGCTGGAGGCCATTTTTACGCATCATAGCCACCCCTACTTTATCGAAAAATTGCCCACGGCCATGAGTGCACTGGGGATCTGGTTACGCCGTCATGACTATCTGAATGATGCCAGGCTTAGTCTGGAGTGTGCCTACCAACATGCGCAGTCAGATCAGCAGAGGCTGATCCTGACAAACAGCCTGGCGCTGGTGTCGCGTCAATTGGGTGATTATGAACACGCCCGTCGTCTGTATGGAAGGGCAAACAGTATTGCCGATAAAGCGGGTATTACCTCTAAAAATGGCATCATCGCCAATAATTTGGGGATTATTGCGCTGGAACTCGGCAATGTGGCTGAGGCAGAGCGCCAGTTTCGCAAAGCACTGGCCAGTTATCAAGAGATAGATAAGCGCTCCGGGCAGATCTCAGCGGGGGTCAATTTACTGTTCGCCTTTATTATTCAGGAACAACTGTTGAACTATCAGCGCTTGTACGGACCTACATCCAGGCTAACCGAATCTTTCCCTAATGAGACCAAGCAAGCAATGCTACTGTGGGTCAATGCTCGCTTTATGCAGCTGGAAGGTTACCCCGTTAGTCAGCAGACTAAAGCCGGTCTCAAGCTGGCATATATGCAGCTTCAGGATGATAATGTTCGAAGGCTGGTCTTTCAGCATCTGGCAAAACCGCTGGGCGTTGATGTTCAGCTACCCAAACCTGTGATAGTCAGACAATTCGAACGCAGTTGGTACAAAGCAGTCAAAACCTGTGACTGGCCAAAAGCCAGTTAGTATTCTGTGGCGTATTTGTAGCCCACGCCATACACCGACTCAATGAGACTTTTATTAGGCGCGTATTTTGTCAAAATGTGCCGATAACAGGTCGATAAAATGTCGCACCTTGGGAGAGAGGTGGCGGCGACTTGGATAAACCACATAGACGTTGACGTCTGGCTGCGGGAAGTCAGGGAACAGGGGCACCAGTTGCTGTTGCGCCAGTAAGGTGTCGACATAAAAGGCGGGCAGGCGTGCAATACCGATCCCGTCGCGTGCCATCGCGGTTTGCATATGACCATTGTTACACAAGATCCGTTGTCGAACCTCAACATGAAAAATACCGCCCTGCTTATCTTTAAACTCCCAGCGGTCCGGCGTTTTGAGATTGCTATAGCAAATACTATGATGCTTTTGCAGCTCCTTTGGATGATGTGGTTGCCCGAAACGATCGAGGTATTGCGGGCTGGCAACAATGTATGTTTTGCAATGATAAACCCGTTTGCAGATCAGACTGGATTCTTCCAGTTGCGGGGTTGCCCGTACAGCCAAGTCGTAGCCGTCAGCAATGACGTCAACGGCTTTGTCTTCCAGATCCCACTCCAGTGAAACATTCGGGTAGCGGTTCAGATACTCAGCTAATACCGGTTGTAAATAATCGGCGCTAAAAGCCACCGGACAGGTGATCTTAAGGGTGCCCCTTGGAATATCGTCGGTCACATTCAGGCGTTG from the Pseudoalteromonas sp. R3 genome contains:
- a CDS encoding transporter substrate-binding domain-containing protein produces the protein MREKPLKLVRCVLVVLVLLSASVQAERFSVLVYHGANPPYNYLEKGEQAGIFKDIFDRIGELTGHEFEFVLLSVARGHKSFESGEIDIEPGVNPSWRQSSRVPGIYSIDYAFSREVVLGRKEASLTQQPKSFYGKVMGRVRGYRYGSFERHFGPGKIAVYDNISERELLVQLAHTRLDYIMIGDVTAAYYIANYPAYGGFKEVYEISKLPVSMRIQPKRAELKREIDQALRHMLEQGDITQIYHKYGITMPPL
- a CDS encoding trypsin-like serine protease produces the protein MKITILAAAVMSLSAGYVSANTQQSGLTDITPSVVGGIETPAYSRPYQVALLMNGRQGCGGTLLSENWVLTAAHCLDNASTASLTVRVGAHSISRGDGDTLRVSQIIMHENWRGANGIRSGYDIAVLRLATPAASKYTPAKLPTQSIADQYAGIGDYPTVSGWGLTSNRGRPSDVLREAQLPVISNASCSSQLNFNIPGSVICGGGEGGRSACNGDSGGPYAVRVGNDFYSIGTVSWGIACSGATAFTRTTSYLNWIEQKTGLTPDNPTDAKPVADFSSSVSGMTVSFANRATDDNGITAYDWNFGDGNRSNAANPSHTYAADGDYNVTLTVTDTAQQTASVSKVVSVGEPPVCDVEAWDRSVSYALGDKVSYQGSIYEAIWWSAGAQPDLYPNVWKKLDNCNGTGDPAPVAGFTVAQSGLTVILTNTSTDNGQIVSSQWQFGDGQSATQPSVTHTYGAAGRYTIRLTVTDDQGQSSTLAKEVVVGGDDNCQGLPAWDASKVYNTGDRVAKNGVVYEAQWWVQGEDPAQSGPWGPWKSVGSCN
- a CDS encoding tetratricopeptide repeat protein; translation: MLKAIIGLWMMLVPLTIWAATPSQIIDKLQEAEDYLTVDPATTLSLLEQIDQAEDLPTSLFLRWHLIRLRAAVPTHQMELMEYSLEAIFTHHSHPYFIEKLPTAMSALGIWLRRHDYLNDARLSLECAYQHAQSDQQRLILTNSLALVSRQLGDYEHARRLYGRANSIADKAGITSKNGIIANNLGIIALELGNVAEAERQFRKALASYQEIDKRSGQISAGVNLLFAFIIQEQLLNYQRLYGPTSRLTESFPNETKQAMLLWVNARFMQLEGYPVSQQTKAGLKLAYMQLQDDNVRRLVFQHLAKPLGVDVQLPKPVIVRQFERSWYKAVKTCDWPKAS
- a CDS encoding LysR family transcriptional regulator, yielding MNNNLFEGIEIFAEVVENKSFIATAQKLGHSPSHVSKVIAKLEERLGVRLLNRTTRTLALTPEGESYYQNCAQLIQDAQAAQQRLNVTDDIPRGTLKITCPVAFSADYLQPVLAEYLNRYPNVSLEWDLEDKAVDVIADGYDLAVRATPQLEESSLICKRVYHCKTYIVASPQYLDRFGQPHHPKELQKHHSICYSNLKTPDRWEFKDKQGGIFHVEVRQRILCNNGHMQTAMARDGIGIARLPAFYVDTLLAQQQLVPLFPDFPQPDVNVYVVYPSRRHLSPKVRHFIDLLSAHFDKIRA